A genomic segment from Streptomyces sp. NBC_01233 encodes:
- a CDS encoding DUF397 domain-containing protein, with the protein MSNEVRSTTGVHKTAIWRTSSYSGGQGDCVEVADNVPGVVPVRDSKRPAGPVIGFGAGAWRAFVTQVR; encoded by the coding sequence ATGAGCAACGAGGTCCGCTCGACGACCGGGGTCCACAAGACCGCGATATGGCGCACGAGCAGCTACAGCGGAGGGCAAGGCGACTGCGTCGAGGTCGCCGACAACGTCCCCGGCGTCGTCCCCGTCCGCGACAGCAAGCGGCCCGCCGGGCCTGTGATCGGGTTCGGGGCCGGCGCCTGGCGGGCGTTCGTCACGCAGGTGCGCTGA
- a CDS encoding helix-turn-helix domain-containing protein, producing MPNVMPSTVLGRQLGDELRRSREAAGLTTAAAAEVLDCTKGKISRIENGHVPVRTPDLIALMEAYGVMDTESRERLTSLALRANRRRREGWWHEYASVLSDAYRDQIEMESICDSIRTYQVQMVPGLLQTPEYGRAVTVASRAWQTAEEIDRFVQVRLARQERLAGAEPMEFWAVLAEGVLRQQVGGPDIMHAQLKHLLTMAERPNITVQVLPFTRGAHSGMFGPYVLLSFPQLSSLDLVLTEAPTGNIWMEREQEVACYRGLFDDARMAALPPTESLALIQRVAKEHRA from the coding sequence ATGCCAAACGTGATGCCCTCCACGGTCCTGGGTCGCCAACTCGGCGACGAACTACGCCGGTCCCGAGAGGCCGCAGGCCTCACCACTGCGGCTGCTGCCGAGGTGCTGGACTGCACAAAGGGAAAGATCAGCCGCATCGAGAACGGCCATGTCCCAGTCCGCACACCTGATCTCATCGCGCTCATGGAGGCATATGGGGTGATGGACACGGAGTCGCGGGAGCGCCTGACTTCCCTTGCCTTGAGGGCGAACAGACGACGGCGTGAAGGGTGGTGGCATGAGTACGCCTCCGTTCTCAGTGACGCGTACCGCGACCAGATCGAGATGGAGTCGATCTGCGACAGCATCCGCACTTACCAGGTGCAGATGGTGCCCGGACTCCTCCAGACTCCGGAGTACGGGCGGGCCGTAACTGTGGCATCGCGCGCCTGGCAGACGGCTGAGGAGATCGACCGGTTCGTCCAGGTACGACTTGCCAGGCAGGAACGGTTGGCGGGTGCGGAACCCATGGAGTTCTGGGCAGTACTTGCTGAAGGAGTGCTGCGCCAACAAGTCGGCGGGCCGGACATCATGCACGCACAGTTGAAGCACCTACTGACCATGGCCGAGCGACCCAACATCACCGTTCAGGTGCTGCCGTTCACACGCGGCGCCCACTCGGGCATGTTCGGCCCGTACGTGCTGCTCAGCTTCCCGCAACTGTCGTCGCTCGACCTCGTACTCACCGAGGCCCCCACTGGCAACATCTGGATGGAGCGAGAGCAGGAAGTCGCCTGCTACCGAGGGCTCTTCGATGACGCCCGCATGGCAGCATTGCCGCCTACGGAGTCACTCGCGCTGATCCAGCGTGTTGCCAAGGAGCACAGAGCATGA
- a CDS encoding ATP-binding protein, translated as MAALIDVSFRLSRRPRSAPRARAALHALLGDWGAGDDLLQTAELVLSELVTNALRAPAPSDRQVGVRIAHSSTDGLLRLEVSDAGSGRPELRHPATDDERGRGLRLVDALSHRWGVTARAGGIGKTVWSELKAPDLLPTPSTREVAAVTVSSGQQIRVWGAWRAVRSVRTARHATGGLTVVLALDEGPPLRLPAAEPLSVRGLP; from the coding sequence ATGGCTGCACTGATCGACGTCTCTTTCCGGCTCTCACGCCGACCCCGCAGCGCGCCAAGGGCCCGCGCGGCACTGCACGCCCTACTCGGGGACTGGGGCGCGGGGGACGACCTCCTCCAGACCGCCGAACTCGTCCTCTCCGAACTCGTGACCAACGCCCTCCGCGCACCCGCACCCAGCGACCGCCAGGTCGGCGTACGGATCGCGCACTCCTCGACGGACGGGCTGCTGCGCCTGGAAGTGAGCGACGCCGGATCCGGCCGGCCGGAACTCCGCCACCCCGCCACGGACGACGAACGCGGCCGGGGGCTACGGCTCGTGGACGCCCTCAGCCACCGCTGGGGCGTCACCGCACGCGCGGGCGGCATCGGCAAGACGGTCTGGTCGGAGCTGAAGGCCCCCGACCTCCTCCCCACCCCGTCAACGAGGGAGGTCGCGGCGGTCACGGTCAGCTCCGGCCAACAGATCCGCGTTTGGGGTGCGTGGCGCGCGGTCCGCAGCGTGCGAACGGCGCGCCACGCCACCGGCGGCCTGACGGTCGTCCTCGCCCTGGACGAAGGCCCGCCGCTGCGCTTGCCCGCTGCGGAACCGCTGTCCGTACGAGGGCTGCCGTAA